A region from the Paraurantiacibacter namhicola genome encodes:
- the rpmC gene encoding 50S ribosomal protein L29 yields MSKIEDLRTKSDDQLSEQLTELKREQFNLRFQAATNQLEGPSRVKEVRRQIARIKTLQTERAAAEKA; encoded by the coding sequence ATGAGCAAGATCGAAGACCTGCGGACCAAGTCCGACGACCAGCTGTCCGAACAGCTGACCGAATTGAAGCGCGAGCAGTTCAACCTGCGTTTCCAGGCGGCCACCAACCAGCTCGAGGGTCCGTCCCGCGTGAAGGAAGTGCGTCGCCAGATCGCCCGCATCAAGACGCTGCAGACCGAGCGTGCTGCGGCGGAAAAGGCCTGA
- the rpsQ gene encoding 30S ribosomal protein S17, with product MPKRILTGTVTSDKTDKTVTVLVERKVKHPLYGKIIRRSKKYHAHDEANEYVIGDEVRIEETKPVSKTKTWKVIDRVKASRGEEVEADLEVEAATPGN from the coding sequence ATGCCCAAACGTATCCTGACCGGGACTGTCACCTCCGACAAGACCGACAAGACTGTCACCGTGCTGGTGGAGCGCAAGGTCAAGCACCCGCTCTACGGCAAGATCATTCGCCGTTCGAAGAAGTACCATGCCCATGACGAGGCAAATGAGTACGTGATCGGCGACGAGGTCCGCATCGAGGAAACCAAGCCGGTTTCCAAGACCAAGACCTGGAAGGTGATCGATCGGGTCAAGGCAAGCCGTGGCGAAGAGGTCGAAGCCGATCTCGAAGTCGAAGCAGCCACCCCCGGTAACTGA
- the rplN gene encoding 50S ribosomal protein L14 gives MIQMQSNLDVADNSGAKRVQCIKVLGGSKRRTASVGDVIVVSVKEAQPRARVKKGDVHRAVIVRTRKDVRRPDGSVIRFDGNAAVLVNKTEEPIGTRIFGPVVRELRGKGFMKIISLAPEVL, from the coding sequence ATGATCCAGATGCAATCCAATCTCGACGTCGCGGACAACAGCGGCGCAAAGCGCGTCCAGTGCATCAAGGTACTGGGCGGCTCCAAGCGCCGCACCGCGTCCGTCGGCGACGTGATCGTGGTTTCCGTGAAGGAAGCCCAGCCGCGCGCTCGCGTGAAGAAGGGCGACGTTCACCGTGCCGTGATCGTGCGCACCCGCAAGGACGTCCGTCGCCCCGACGGCAGCGTGATCCGCTTCGACGGCAATGCCGCGGTGCTGGTCAACAAGACCGAAGAGCCGATCGGCACGCGTATCTTCGGCCCGGTCGTGCGTGAACTGCGCGGCAAGGGCTTCATGAAGATCATCTCGCTCGCTCCGGAGGTGCTGTAA
- the rplX gene encoding 50S ribosomal protein L24: protein MAHAKIKKGDEVVVLSGKDKGRTGTVTKVMPKEGKVVVDGINVAARHRKPTQENPQGGIERKPAPMALGKVAIADPKDGKPTRVRFELKDGKFVRVAVKSGETIDG, encoded by the coding sequence ATGGCCCACGCAAAGATCAAGAAGGGTGACGAAGTCGTAGTCCTGTCCGGCAAGGACAAGGGCCGCACCGGCACCGTGACCAAGGTCATGCCGAAGGAAGGCAAGGTCGTGGTCGACGGTATCAATGTCGCCGCCCGCCACCGCAAGCCGACGCAGGAAAACCCGCAGGGCGGTATCGAGCGCAAGCCCGCGCCGATGGCGCTGGGCAAGGTTGCGATTGCCGATCCCAAGGACGGCAAGCCGACCCGCGTTCGTTTCGAGCTGAAGGACGGCAAGTTCGTCCGCGTGGCCGTGAAATCCGGGGAGACCATCGATGGCTGA
- the rplE gene encoding 50S ribosomal protein L5 — protein sequence MADYTPRLKKKYEDEIVKAMTEKFGYANRLEVPKLDKVTLNMGVGEASQDKKKVQTAADEMEKIAGQKPVITKAKKSIAQFKLREGMPIGCKVTMRRDRMFEFMDRLVTIAMPRIRDFRGLNPKSFDGNGNYAMGLKEQIIFPEISYDQIDTVRGMDIIVTTTAKTDEEARELLRLFGFPFPADEAAEEKEAA from the coding sequence ATGGCTGATTATACGCCTCGCCTGAAGAAGAAGTACGAGGACGAGATCGTCAAGGCGATGACCGAGAAGTTCGGTTACGCCAACCGTCTTGAAGTCCCCAAGCTGGACAAGGTCACGCTCAACATGGGTGTGGGTGAAGCCAGCCAGGATAAGAAGAAGGTCCAGACGGCTGCCGACGAAATGGAAAAGATTGCTGGCCAGAAGCCGGTGATCACCAAGGCCAAGAAGTCGATCGCCCAGTTCAAGCTGCGCGAAGGCATGCCGATCGGGTGCAAGGTTACCATGCGCCGCGACCGGATGTTCGAATTCATGGACCGCCTGGTCACCATCGCAATGCCGCGCATCCGCGACTTCCGGGGCCTCAACCCCAAGTCGTTCGATGGCAATGGCAATTACGCGATGGGCCTGAAGGAGCAGATCATCTTCCCAGAGATCAGCTACGACCAGATCGACACCGTGCGTGGCATGGACATCATCGTCACCACAACCGCAAAGACCGACGAAGAAGCGCGCGAATTGCTGCGCCTGTTCGGTTTCCCGTTCCCGGCTGATGAAGCCGCTGAAGAGAAAGAAGCCGCGTAA
- the rpsN gene encoding 30S ribosomal protein S14: MAKLSSINKNEKRKALVKKYAAKYAKLKAIADDKSLDDTERLMARLKMAELPRNANPTRVRNRCTTTGRPRGYYRKFGVNRIELRNLGNKGLIPGLTKSSW; the protein is encoded by the coding sequence ATGGCGAAACTGAGTTCCATAAACAAGAACGAGAAGCGTAAGGCTCTCGTCAAGAAGTATGCGGCCAAGTACGCGAAGCTGAAGGCTATCGCGGACGACAAGTCGCTCGACGACACGGAGCGCCTGATGGCGCGCCTGAAGATGGCGGAACTGCCGCGCAATGCGAATCCCACGCGCGTGCGCAACCGCTGCACCACCACCGGCCGCCCGCGCGGCTATTATCGCAAGTTCGGCGTGAACCGTATCGAACTGCGGAACCTCGGCAACAAGGGCCTGATCCCAGGCCTGACCAAGTCGAGCTGGTGA
- the rpsH gene encoding 30S ribosomal protein S8 — MAMTDPLGDMLTRIRNGQQAKKDSVLSPASKLRANVLEVLQREGYIRGFSEDASGRHPALRIELKYFEGEPAIKHVARVSKPGRRVYSGSKELPSVRNGLGISIVSTPRGVLSDAEARTENVGGEVLAEVF; from the coding sequence ATGGCAATGACCGATCCCCTGGGTGATATGCTCACCCGCATCCGCAACGGCCAGCAGGCGAAGAAGGATTCCGTCCTCTCGCCCGCCAGCAAGCTGCGTGCGAACGTCCTCGAAGTGCTCCAGCGCGAAGGCTACATCCGTGGCTTCAGCGAAGACGCTTCCGGCCGGCACCCCGCGCTGCGGATCGAACTGAAGTATTTCGAAGGCGAACCGGCTATCAAGCACGTCGCCCGCGTCTCTAAGCCGGGCCGCCGCGTCTATTCGGGTTCCAAGGAACTGCCGAGTGTGCGCAACGGCCTTGGCATCTCCATCGTCTCGACGCCGCGCGGCGTGCTCTCGGATGCCGAAGCACGCACCGAAAACGTCGGCGGCGAAGTGCTGGCGGAGGTATTCTGA
- the rplF gene encoding 50S ribosomal protein L6, which translates to MSRIGKQPVAIPSGVTANIDNGTLSVKGPKGTLSLGLSDLIDYKVEEGEILVKPANDSKQARSYWGMQRTLVSNLVEGVTEGFSKTLEISGVGYRAQSQGKTLKLQLGYSHDVDIAIPEGLEVKTPDQTTVIISGMDKQAVGQLAAEIRRWRKPEPYKGKGIKYQGEYVFRKEGKKK; encoded by the coding sequence ATGAGCCGCATCGGCAAACAGCCGGTGGCGATCCCCAGCGGGGTCACCGCCAATATCGATAACGGCACGCTCAGCGTGAAGGGCCCGAAGGGCACGCTCAGCCTGGGCCTGTCCGACCTCATCGACTACAAGGTCGAAGAGGGCGAGATCCTGGTGAAGCCGGCAAACGACAGCAAGCAGGCGCGCTCCTACTGGGGCATGCAGCGCACGCTGGTGTCGAATCTGGTCGAAGGCGTCACGGAAGGGTTTTCCAAGACGCTGGAAATCTCGGGCGTCGGTTACCGTGCACAGTCGCAGGGCAAGACCCTGAAGCTGCAGCTCGGCTACAGCCACGATGTCGACATCGCCATCCCGGAAGGCCTGGAGGTGAAGACCCCGGACCAGACCACCGTGATCATTTCCGGCATGGACAAGCAGGCCGTTGGCCAGCTCGCCGCCGAAATCCGCCGCTGGCGCAAGCCCGAGCCCTACAAGGGCAAGGGCATCAAGTACCAGGGCGAATACGTCTTCCGCAAGGAAGGGAAGAAGAAGTAA
- the rplR gene encoding 50S ribosomal protein L18, which yields MAKLSLFERRRRRVRTALRKRSGNKPRLSVHRTGQHIYAQVIDDVEGRTVAAANTLGVKASGANIDAAVKVGKDIAAAAKKAGVTTVVFDRGGYLFHGRVKALADAAREGGLEF from the coding sequence ATGGCCAAGCTTTCCCTTTTCGAACGCCGCCGTCGCCGCGTCCGCACTGCGCTTCGCAAGCGGTCCGGCAACAAGCCGCGTCTCTCCGTTCACCGCACGGGCCAGCACATCTATGCGCAGGTCATCGACGATGTCGAAGGCCGCACGGTTGCTGCTGCCAACACGCTGGGTGTCAAAGCCTCCGGCGCGAATATCGATGCTGCCGTCAAGGTGGGCAAGGATATCGCTGCCGCTGCCAAGAAGGCCGGCGTGACGACTGTCGTGTTCGACCGCGGCGGATACCTGTTCCATGGCCGCGTGAAAGCGCTGGCCGATGCCGCCCGTGAAGGCGGGCTGGAGTTCTGA
- the rpsE gene encoding 30S ribosomal protein S5: MASEGSTPTPTTASTEAADNQSAAAGDPAQPRTRENARGGRDGGRGGRDNRGGGGRGRGGRDDRRGGRGRNDDDGEELIEKLVHINRVSKTVKGGKRFGFAALVVVGDGQGRVGFGHGKAREVPEAINKATAAAKKKMVRVPLKEGRTLHHDGNGRFGAGKVTIRTAPPGTGIIAGGPMRAVFESLGVSDVVTKSVGTSNPYNMIRATFEALTDQTSPKSVAQRRGKKVADLLGRGGASEAEAAADAAAVTE; encoded by the coding sequence ATCGCCAGCGAAGGCTCCACGCCGACGCCGACGACCGCCAGCACCGAAGCTGCGGACAACCAGTCTGCTGCTGCGGGTGATCCTGCCCAGCCGCGTACGCGTGAAAACGCCCGCGGTGGACGCGATGGCGGCCGTGGCGGCCGTGACAATCGCGGTGGTGGTGGCCGTGGCCGTGGTGGCCGCGACGATCGCCGTGGTGGCCGTGGCCGCAACGATGACGATGGCGAAGAGCTGATCGAGAAGCTGGTTCACATCAACCGTGTCTCCAAGACGGTGAAGGGCGGTAAGCGCTTCGGTTTCGCAGCCCTCGTGGTTGTCGGTGACGGCCAGGGCCGGGTCGGCTTCGGCCACGGCAAGGCCCGCGAAGTGCCGGAAGCCATCAACAAGGCGACCGCCGCTGCCAAGAAGAAGATGGTCCGCGTTCCGCTGAAGGAAGGCCGCACGCTTCACCACGACGGCAACGGCCGTTTCGGTGCCGGCAAGGTGACCATCCGCACCGCACCTCCGGGGACCGGCATCATCGCCGGTGGTCCGATGCGTGCCGTGTTCGAGAGCCTGGGTGTTTCCGATGTGGTGACCAAGTCGGTCGGCACGTCCAACCCCTACAACATGATCCGCGCCACGTTCGAAGCGCTGACCGACCAGACTTCGCCGAAGTCGGTCGCCCAGCGTCGCGGCAAGAAGGTCGCAGACCTTCTGGGTCGCGGTGGTGCCAGCGAAGCCGAGGCAGCCGCCGACGCTGCAGCGGTCACGGAGTAA
- the rpmD gene encoding 50S ribosomal protein L30 — protein MAKIKIKQIGSPIRRPKDQRKTLIGLGLNKMHKVVELEDTPEVRGAIRKLPHMVQVVED, from the coding sequence ATGGCGAAGATCAAGATCAAGCAGATCGGCAGCCCGATCCGCCGCCCCAAGGACCAGCGCAAGACGCTGATCGGCCTTGGCCTGAACAAGATGCATAAGGTGGTGGAACTGGAAGACACCCCCGAAGTGCGCGGTGCGATCCGCAAGCTGCCGCACATGGTGCAGGTGGTCGAAGACTAA
- a CDS encoding glycosyltransferase family 4 protein, which produces MAGERETSVAKQAIAVFHPGTQHSWQTARALHELDRLAFYATSILRQPGQWPYVLEGLPGALGRTFAAEFRRFDAAGLAGKLDDDQLRVGGKTEWVERLTARLGLARLAERIDHWGNGHWQGRLADDIHSDRQFALWGYNNSADVAFALGKQAGRTAILDRTIGDPRAYNRDMAMLETSYGDWFLNPGKQASDREIDRAVAEHELADHILVGCEFAKETLAEFEGPAVAAKTRVLEYGFDAAHFAALPTPSPAPKGAPVRFLFVGLGIPRKGIHHVLEAIARLPANEASLTVVGAMGVPERMLASYRERVHFTGSLPRNQIPEIMAQHDVLLFPTYFEGGGIVLYEALVSGMALIQSDRAAHAVTPDTGIMLQRPDTDLLVDAMQAAISDRDRLAHWRSNAQAAAGRYTFGAYRGRMAQFLQDAGI; this is translated from the coding sequence ATGGCCGGGGAGCGGGAAACCAGCGTGGCGAAGCAGGCAATAGCAGTCTTCCACCCCGGCACACAGCACAGCTGGCAAACGGCGCGTGCCCTGCACGAGCTGGATCGGCTGGCCTTTTACGCGACATCCATCCTGCGGCAGCCCGGACAATGGCCTTATGTGTTGGAAGGTCTTCCTGGCGCTCTTGGAAGGACGTTTGCGGCAGAATTCCGCCGGTTCGATGCGGCCGGACTGGCCGGTAAATTAGATGATGACCAACTGCGCGTGGGCGGGAAGACCGAATGGGTGGAGCGCCTGACCGCACGGCTCGGCCTGGCGCGCCTCGCCGAGCGGATCGACCATTGGGGTAATGGACATTGGCAAGGCAGGCTCGCCGACGACATCCACTCCGACCGGCAATTCGCGCTCTGGGGATACAACAACAGCGCCGACGTCGCATTCGCCTTGGGCAAGCAGGCAGGACGCACTGCAATCCTGGACCGCACTATCGGCGACCCCCGCGCCTACAATCGCGATATGGCCATGCTTGAAACCAGCTATGGCGACTGGTTCCTCAATCCCGGCAAGCAGGCCAGCGACCGCGAGATAGACCGCGCCGTTGCCGAGCACGAGCTGGCCGATCACATCCTGGTAGGCTGCGAGTTTGCGAAGGAAACGCTGGCAGAGTTCGAAGGGCCGGCTGTGGCCGCAAAGACTCGCGTGCTGGAATACGGCTTCGATGCGGCGCATTTCGCGGCCCTCCCCACGCCCTCACCCGCACCGAAAGGAGCGCCGGTCCGTTTCCTGTTCGTCGGCCTCGGCATCCCGCGAAAGGGCATCCATCACGTACTCGAAGCCATTGCCCGCCTGCCCGCCAACGAAGCCAGCCTGACGGTGGTGGGCGCTATGGGGGTGCCGGAGCGCATGCTCGCCTCATACCGTGAGCGTGTGCACTTCACAGGCTCCCTCCCCCGCAACCAGATCCCCGAGATCATGGCGCAGCACGACGTGCTGCTGTTCCCGACCTATTTCGAAGGCGGCGGCATCGTGTTGTACGAGGCCCTGGTGAGCGGAATGGCACTGATCCAGAGCGACCGCGCAGCCCATGCCGTAACACCGGACACTGGCATCATGCTGCAACGCCCGGATACCGATCTCCTGGTCGACGCCATGCAGGCCGCCATTTCCGACCGCGATCGGCTCGCCCATTGGCGGAGCAACGCGCAGGCCGCTGCCGGGCGCTACACTTTCGGCGCCTATCGGGGCCGGATGGCGCAATTCCTGCAGGATGCCGGGATCTGA
- the rplO gene encoding 50S ribosomal protein L15, translated as MKLNELRDNPGARKDRIRVGRGIGSGKGKTAGRGQKGQKSRSGVAIKGFEGGQMPLHMRLPKRGFNNPFGKDYAEVNIGMVQKFIDAKKLDGKKTIDHEALKAAGLARGGKDGVRLLGKGELKAKAKFVVAGASKGAIEAVEKAGGSVEVIAKGQPEHEKKAARAETNKAARAKKAEKAG; from the coding sequence ATCAAGCTGAACGAACTTCGTGACAACCCCGGTGCCCGCAAGGACCGCATCCGCGTCGGCCGCGGTATCGGTTCCGGCAAGGGCAAGACCGCTGGCCGTGGCCAGAAGGGCCAGAAGAGCCGCTCCGGCGTTGCCATCAAGGGTTTCGAAGGCGGCCAGATGCCGCTGCACATGCGCCTGCCGAAGCGCGGCTTCAACAACCCGTTCGGCAAGGACTATGCCGAAGTGAACATCGGCATGGTGCAGAAGTTCATCGACGCCAAGAAGCTCGACGGCAAGAAGACCATCGACCACGAAGCGCTGAAGGCTGCCGGCCTCGCACGCGGTGGTAAGGATGGCGTCCGCCTGCTGGGCAAGGGCGAACTGAAGGCTAAGGCCAAGTTCGTGGTTGCCGGTGCCAGCAAGGGCGCCATTGAAGCAGTCGAAAAGGCCGGCGGTTCCGTGGAAGTGATCGCCAAGGGCCAGCCCGAGCACGAAAAGAAGGCTGCACGGGCCGAAACCAACAAGGCCGCACGGGCCAAGAAGGCCGAAAAGGCCGGTTGA
- the secY gene encoding preprotein translocase subunit SecY — MASRADNFASNLSLANFSKATELRQRIWFTIGALVVFRFLSFVPLPGVNPAALDQLYDQTRGGILDLFNTFSGGSLERMSLIALGVMPYITASIVIQLASSLHPALMALKKEGEAGRKKLNQYTRYGTVFLCAIQGYFLATGLESYAAQSGLAAVVDPGFLFRIVAVISLIGGTMFLLWLGEQITSRGIGNGVSLIIMAGIVAQFPTFTVNLFEGGREGSISAGLIVGLVVMIILLILFICFMERAQRRLLIQYPKRANQRGMMQADRSHLPLKLNTAGVIPPIFASSLLLLPLTITQFAGNSIDSESTGGGIIDTLNIYLQHGQPIYMLLYAALIIFFCFFYTAVVFNPEDTAENLKKNGGFIPGIRPGKRTSDYLDYVLTRVTVIGAAYLTVVCVVPEWAIAQTGLPLFLGGTSLLIVVNVTVDTISQIQSHLLAHQYGDLIKKAKLKGRLR, encoded by the coding sequence ATGGCTTCACGTGCCGACAACTTCGCCAGCAATCTGAGCCTTGCCAATTTCAGCAAGGCGACAGAACTGCGCCAGCGCATCTGGTTCACCATCGGGGCGCTCGTCGTCTTCCGTTTCCTCAGCTTCGTCCCGCTGCCCGGTGTGAACCCGGCCGCGCTGGACCAGCTGTATGACCAGACCCGCGGCGGCATCCTCGACCTGTTCAACACGTTCTCCGGCGGCAGCCTGGAGCGTATGAGCCTGATCGCGCTGGGCGTGATGCCCTACATCACCGCCTCCATCGTGATCCAGCTGGCCTCCTCGCTCCACCCGGCGCTGATGGCGCTGAAGAAGGAAGGCGAGGCCGGCCGCAAGAAGCTGAACCAGTACACCCGCTACGGCACGGTCTTCCTGTGCGCGATCCAGGGCTATTTCCTGGCGACGGGCCTTGAATCCTACGCCGCGCAGAGCGGTCTGGCCGCCGTGGTCGACCCCGGTTTCCTGTTCCGTATCGTGGCCGTCATCAGCCTGATCGGCGGCACCATGTTCCTGCTGTGGCTGGGTGAGCAGATCACCAGCCGCGGCATCGGTAACGGCGTCTCTCTGATCATCATGGCGGGCATCGTCGCCCAGTTCCCGACCTTTACCGTCAACCTGTTTGAAGGTGGTCGTGAAGGCTCCATTTCCGCTGGCCTGATCGTGGGCCTGGTGGTGATGATCATCCTGCTGATCCTGTTCATCTGCTTCATGGAGCGCGCCCAGCGGCGCCTGCTGATCCAGTATCCCAAGCGCGCCAACCAGCGCGGGATGATGCAGGCGGACCGCAGCCACCTGCCGCTGAAGCTGAACACGGCCGGCGTTATCCCGCCGATCTTCGCCAGCTCGCTGCTGCTGTTGCCGCTGACGATCACGCAGTTCGCCGGTAATTCTATCGATTCCGAAAGCACCGGCGGCGGCATCATCGATACGCTGAACATCTACCTGCAGCACGGGCAGCCGATCTACATGCTGCTGTATGCGGCGCTGATCATCTTCTTCTGCTTCTTCTACACCGCGGTTGTCTTCAACCCGGAAGACACGGCGGAGAACCTGAAGAAGAACGGCGGCTTCATCCCCGGCATCCGTCCTGGCAAGCGGACTTCCGATTACCTCGACTATGTGCTGACGCGCGTGACGGTGATCGGCGCAGCTTACCTGACCGTGGTCTGCGTGGTTCCGGAATGGGCCATAGCACAGACCGGCCTTCCGCTGTTCCTGGGCGGGACCAGCCTGCTGATCGTCGTGAACGTCACCGTGGATACGATCAGCCAGATCCAGTCCCACTTGCTGGCGCACCAGTATGGCGACCTCATCAAAAAAGCTAAGTTGAAGGGTCGTCTGCGCTAG
- a CDS encoding adenylate kinase, protein MNIILLGPPGAGKGTQSHLLEEHHGMRQLSTGDMLRAAVKAQTPVGIRAKKVMDAGELVSDEIVSALIDAELTAMGDAVGAIFDGYPRTAAQAEQLDGILGQHGRQLDHVIELHVDEDALVERICGRFTCAECGEGYHDEFKQPETEGKCDKCGSTEFKRRPDDNEETVRKRMEEYRAKTAPILPLYEERGIVTRVDGMAPIDDVTTSIEKVLRG, encoded by the coding sequence GTGAATATCATCCTGTTGGGCCCTCCGGGCGCAGGCAAGGGGACGCAGTCCCACCTGCTGGAAGAGCATCATGGCATGCGCCAGCTTTCCACCGGGGACATGCTGCGCGCTGCCGTGAAGGCGCAGACGCCTGTCGGCATCCGGGCCAAGAAGGTGATGGATGCAGGCGAGCTGGTCTCGGACGAGATCGTGTCCGCCCTGATCGATGCCGAGCTGACCGCCATGGGCGATGCTGTGGGCGCCATCTTCGACGGCTATCCCCGCACCGCCGCGCAGGCCGAACAGCTCGACGGGATCCTGGGCCAGCACGGGCGCCAGCTCGACCATGTGATCGAACTCCATGTCGACGAAGACGCTCTGGTCGAGCGTATCTGCGGCCGCTTCACCTGTGCCGAGTGCGGCGAAGGCTATCACGACGAATTCAAGCAGCCCGAGACCGAGGGCAAGTGCGACAAGTGCGGCAGCACCGAATTCAAGCGCCGGCCCGACGATAACGAGGAAACCGTCCGCAAGCGGATGGAGGAATATCGCGCCAAGACCGCGCCGATCCTTCCGCTGTATGAAGAACGCGGCATCGTGACGCGCGTGGACGGCATGGCCCCGATCGACGATGTCACCACCAGCATCGAGAAAGTCCTTCGCGGCTGA
- a CDS encoding acyltransferase family protein — MFGSWRLLLAMEVVVFHLLHVNLIGMYAVFAFFALSGFLMTAIMQRTYGYSAAGVGRFALNRAVRLYPGNLFAIAVMLAVMLWFGPGVDDGIGDRIGIPGDVAAWARNLTMVYPAMLPSQLDPKLVPQTWALTVELFYYALIALGLSRTPLRCWLWLAAGLAYLAYGFVADFGETRAYSAIPAGSVPFALGALAWHYRERLVTAQHAVRRCLGLVALRYGVWFAAVAAFSALTMDWRMVAIGNVLNAAIAALLAAQLFALRPAGRAAWLDKLLGDFSYPVYLLHWAAMLVAGALVFGQASSGMDARGVQTFLVTLPVLAAFCAVLVFAIDRPLEAWRDRIRSAAAARVADGEAIAARVP, encoded by the coding sequence ATGTTCGGTAGCTGGCGCCTGCTGCTGGCGATGGAAGTGGTCGTCTTCCACCTGCTGCATGTGAACCTGATCGGCATGTATGCCGTGTTCGCATTCTTCGCCCTGTCGGGCTTCCTGATGACCGCCATCATGCAGCGGACCTACGGCTATTCCGCAGCCGGCGTGGGGCGCTTCGCCCTCAATCGCGCGGTCAGGCTTTACCCGGGAAACCTGTTCGCCATCGCTGTCATGCTGGCGGTCATGCTCTGGTTCGGGCCCGGGGTCGACGACGGTATCGGTGACCGGATCGGCATTCCGGGAGACGTGGCGGCCTGGGCGCGCAATCTCACCATGGTCTATCCCGCGATGCTGCCCTCGCAGCTGGACCCGAAGCTGGTTCCCCAGACGTGGGCGCTGACGGTGGAGCTGTTCTATTACGCCCTCATCGCGCTGGGCCTGTCGCGCACGCCGCTGCGCTGCTGGCTGTGGCTGGCGGCGGGCCTCGCCTACCTCGCTTATGGGTTTGTCGCCGATTTCGGCGAGACGCGCGCCTACAGCGCCATTCCGGCCGGCTCCGTGCCCTTCGCGCTGGGAGCGCTGGCGTGGCATTACCGCGAAAGGCTCGTGACAGCTCAGCATGCCGTGCGGCGGTGCCTTGGCCTGGTGGCCCTTCGCTACGGCGTGTGGTTTGCCGCAGTGGCGGCCTTTTCCGCGCTGACCATGGACTGGCGGATGGTCGCCATCGGGAATGTGCTGAACGCCGCCATCGCCGCGCTGCTGGCTGCGCAGCTGTTTGCCTTGCGTCCGGCGGGCAGGGCCGCATGGCTCGACAAGCTGCTGGGCGATTTCAGCTATCCGGTCTACCTGCTGCACTGGGCCGCGATGCTGGTGGCCGGCGCCCTGGTCTTCGGACAGGCGAGCAGCGGGATGGACGCGCGCGGTGTGCAGACCTTCCTCGTCACGCTTCCGGTCCTCGCGGCCTTTTGCGCGGTCCTCGTTTTCGCTATCGACAGGCCCCTGGAGGCATGGCGCGACCGCATACGCAGCGCGGCTGCCGCACGGGTGGCCGATGGCGAGGCAATCGCCGCGCGCGTGCCCTGA
- a CDS encoding SRPBCC family protein, which produces MKTLATALALMAASTLPAATAQAEVLQASERGFVTQAEVTIQAGPDAVWGALVQPARWWNPQHSWSLDGANFRMDPRAGGCFCETMPGGGSVEHMRVIQAVPGRMLRMSGALGPLQPEAYHGTLSIVLEEAREGETLVTWTYVVGGYGRYPLGQLAGPVDSVQSEQLGRLASLLETGSPDMGE; this is translated from the coding sequence GTGAAGACACTTGCGACCGCACTGGCCCTGATGGCCGCATCGACCCTGCCCGCCGCCACCGCACAGGCCGAAGTGCTGCAGGCGAGCGAGCGCGGCTTCGTGACGCAGGCCGAAGTGACCATACAGGCCGGCCCCGATGCCGTGTGGGGCGCGCTGGTGCAGCCTGCCCGCTGGTGGAACCCGCAGCACAGCTGGTCGCTCGACGGGGCGAACTTCCGCATGGATCCGCGCGCGGGCGGCTGCTTCTGCGAGACCATGCCCGGTGGCGGCTCTGTCGAGCACATGCGGGTCATCCAGGCCGTGCCGGGCCGAATGCTGCGAATGTCGGGCGCGCTCGGCCCGCTGCAGCCGGAAGCCTATCACGGCACGCTCTCCATCGTGCTGGAGGAAGCGCGGGAAGGGGAGACGCTTGTGACTTGGACTTACGTGGTGGGCGGATACGGGCGTTACCCGCTGGGACAGCTCGCCGGGCCGGTCGATTCCGTGCAATCGGAACAGCTCGGAAGACTGGCCAGCCTGCTCGAAACCGGCTCGCCGGACATGGGCGAATAA
- the rpsM gene encoding 30S ribosomal protein S13 produces MARIAGVNIPTNKRVIIALTYIHGIGRTTAVEIADKLGIDHTARVQDLTDEEVLRIRETIDSDYQVEGDLRRDTAMNIKRLMDLACYRGLRHRKGLPVRGQRTHTNARTRKGKAKPIAGKKK; encoded by the coding sequence GTGGCTCGTATTGCCGGGGTAAACATCCCCACCAACAAGCGTGTAATCATCGCGCTTACCTACATTCACGGAATCGGTCGCACGACTGCCGTGGAAATCGCCGACAAGCTGGGCATCGATCACACCGCGCGTGTGCAGGACCTGACGGACGAAGAAGTCCTGCGGATCCGTGAAACCATCGATTCCGATTACCAGGTCGAAGGTGACCTGCGTCGCGATACCGCAATGAACATCAAGCGCCTGATGGACCTGGCCTGCTATCGCGGCCTGCGTCACCGTAAGGGCCTGCCCGTTCGCGGCCAGCGCACGCACACCAATGCCCGTACCCGCAAGGGCAAGGCAAAGCCGATCGCCGGCAAGAAGAAGTAA